Proteins encoded together in one Telopea speciosissima isolate NSW1024214 ecotype Mountain lineage chromosome 4, Tspe_v1, whole genome shotgun sequence window:
- the LOC122658460 gene encoding auxin-responsive protein SAUR21-like, producing MGIRLPAMIQAKKILRRSLLRANQLATDVPKGHLAVYVGETQKKRFVVPVSYLNQPIFQDLLSQSEEEFGFDHPMGGLTIPCKEDTFVDLTSRLNGLCMRK from the coding sequence ATGGGTATCCGTTTGCCTGCGATGATTCAAGCTAAGAAAATCCTCCGAAGATCTCTTTTGCGTGCAAACCAGTTAGCAACCGATGTTCCTAAAGGTCACTTAGCAGTCTATGTGGGTGAGACACAGAAGAAGAGATTTGTGGTTCCAGTGTCCTACTTGAACCAGCCAATATTTCAAGACTTGCTAAGTCAGTCTGAAGAAGAATTTGGGTTTGATCACCCAATGGGTGGTCTTACAATTCCCTGCAAAGAAGACACCTTCGTCGATCTCACTTCTCGTTTGAATGGCCTGTGcatgagaaaatag
- the LOC122658459 gene encoding auxin-responsive protein SAUR21-like yields MGIRLPGMIQAKQILRRSLLRANHLATDVPKGHLAVYVGEAQKKRFVVPVSYLNQPIFQDLLSQSEEEFGFDHPMGGLTIPCKEDTFIDLTSRLNGLCMRK; encoded by the coding sequence ATGGGTATCCGTTTGCCTGGGATGATTCAAGCTAAGCAAATCCTCCGAAGATCTCTTTTGCGTGCAAACCATTTAGCAACCGATGTTCCTAAAGGTCACTTAGCAGTTTATGTGGGTGAGGCACAGAAGAAGAGATTTGTGGTTCCAGTGTCCTACTTGAACCAGCCAATATTTCAAGACTTGCTAAGTCAGTCTGAAGAAGAATTTGGGTTTGATCACCCAATGGGTGGTCTTACAATTCCATGCAAAGAAGACACCTTCATCGATCTCACTTCTCGTTTGAATGGCCTGTGcatgagaaaatag
- the LOC122658453 gene encoding ATP sulfurylase 2-like isoform X1 produces MAHTIRAQFITSTHRHPNHQTSKTVVRRNPSIRTQTYPIYHCNLLSQFVTFLSMSASSPVKDSSVIRSSLIDPDGGPLVDLVVPESERALKRAEAESMPKVKLTKIDIEWVHVLSEGWANPLRGFMREEEYLQSLHFNCLRLSDGSFVNMSLPIVLAIGDKDKEAVGESSNVGLVRPNGDLVGILRSVQVYKHKKEERIARTWGTTAPGLPYVEEVITPAGNWLVGGDLEVLEPIKYNDGLDHYRLSPRELRKEFDRRQADAVFAFQLRNPVHNGHALLMNDTRRRLLEMGYKNPILLLHPLGGFTKADDVPLDVRMEQHSKVLEDGVLDPETTVVAIFPSPMHYAGPTEVQWHAKARINAGANFYIVGRDPAGMSHPTEKRDLYDPDHGKKVLSMAPGLEKLNILPFRVAAYDTVDKKMAFFDPSRAKDFLFISGTKMRTYARNGENPPDGFMCPGGWKVLVNYYESLQAEEAGQSPAVLSA; encoded by the exons ATGGCTCATACCATTAGAGCACAATTCATCACTTCAACACATCGTCACCCTAACCATCAAACCTCCAAAACCGTTGTAAGAAGAAACCCAAGTATCAGAACCCAAACCTATCCCATCTATCACTGCAATCTTTTAAGCCAATTTGTCACCTTTCTTTCAATGTCTGCTTCTTCTCCTGTTAAGGATTCTTCTGTGATCAGGAGTTCCCTGATTGATCCAGATGGTGGACCTCTTGTTGATCTTGTCGTGCCGGAGAGTGAAAGGGCATTGAAGAGAGCCGAGGCCGAATCGATGCCGAAGGTTAAGCTTACCAAGATTGATATTGAATGGGTTCACGTACTTAGTGAGGGATGGGCGAATCCCTTAAGAGGGTTCATGAGGGAAGAGGAGTACTTGCAGAGCCTGCATTTTAATTGTCTTCGGTTGAGTGATGGTAGTTTTGTTAATATGTCACTTCCTATTGTATTGGCCATTGGAGACAAGGATAAGGAGGCAGTCGGGGAGTCTTCTAATGTGGGGCTGGTAAGGCCAAATGGAGATTTGGTTGGCATACTTCGGAG TGTTCAAGTATATAagcacaaaaaagaagaaagaattgcTAGAACATGGGGAACAACTGCACCGGGATTACCTTATGTTGAGGAGGTAATTACTCCAGCTGGAAATTGGCTCGTCGGTGGGGATCTGGAAGTGTTAGAACCTATCAAGTATAATGACGGTCTTGATCACTACAGGCTCTCTCCTAGAGAACTGCGGAAAGAATTTGACAGGCGTCAGGCTGATGCTGTATTTGCTTTTCAGCTGAGGAACCCTGTGCACAATGGGCATGCATTGTTAATGAATGACACACGTAGGCGACTGTTGGAAATGGGTTATAAGAACCCAATCCTGTTGCTTCATCCTTTGGGTGGTTTTACAAAGGCAGATGATGTGCCATTGGATGTTCGGATGGAACAGCATAGCAAG GTTCTAGAAGATGGAGTTCTTGATCCTGAGACAACTGTTGTGGCCATATTCCCATCACCAATGCATTATGCAGGTCCAACTGAAGTGCAATGGCATGCAAAGGCACGGATAAATGCAGGAGCTAATTTCTATATTGTAGGTCGTGATCCTGCTGGTATGAGTCACCCAACAGAGAAGAGAGACTTGTATGATCCTGATCATGGGAAAAAGGTTTTAAGCATGGCTCCTGGTTTGGAGAAGCTAAATATTCTGCCATTCAGG GTTGCAGCATACGACACAGTGGATAAGAAGATGGCATTTTTTGATCCTTCACGTGCTAAAgattttctattcatttctgGCACCAAG ATGCGGACTTATGCGAGAAATGGTGAGAACCCTCCTGATGGTTTTATGTGCCCTGGAGGTTGGAAGGTCCTAGTCAATTATTATGAGAGTTTGCAAGCTGAAGAGGCTGGTCAATCTCCAGCTGTTTTGTCTGCTTAG
- the LOC122658453 gene encoding ATP sulfurylase 2-like isoform X2: MAHTIRAQFITSTHRHPNHQTSKTVVRRNPSIRTQTYPIYHCNLLSQFVTFLSMSASSPVKDSSVIRSSLIDPDGGPLVDLVVPESERALKRAEAESMPKVKLTKIDIEWVHVLSEGWANPLRGFMREEEYLQSLHFNCLRLSDGSFVNMSLPIVLAIGDKDKEAVGESSNVGLVRPNGDLVGILRSVQVYKHKKEERIARTWGTTAPGLPYVEEVITPAGNWLVGGDLEVLEPIKYNDGLDHYRLSPRELRKEFDRRQADAVFAFQLRNPVHNGHALLMNDTRRRLLEMGYKNPILLLHPLGGFTKADDVPLDVRMEQHSKVLEDGVLDPETTVVAIFPSPMHYAGPTEVQWHAKARINAGANFYIVGRDPAGMSHPTEKRDLYDPDHGKKVLSMAPGLEKLNILPFRMRTYARNGENPPDGFMCPGGWKVLVNYYESLQAEEAGQSPAVLSA, encoded by the exons ATGGCTCATACCATTAGAGCACAATTCATCACTTCAACACATCGTCACCCTAACCATCAAACCTCCAAAACCGTTGTAAGAAGAAACCCAAGTATCAGAACCCAAACCTATCCCATCTATCACTGCAATCTTTTAAGCCAATTTGTCACCTTTCTTTCAATGTCTGCTTCTTCTCCTGTTAAGGATTCTTCTGTGATCAGGAGTTCCCTGATTGATCCAGATGGTGGACCTCTTGTTGATCTTGTCGTGCCGGAGAGTGAAAGGGCATTGAAGAGAGCCGAGGCCGAATCGATGCCGAAGGTTAAGCTTACCAAGATTGATATTGAATGGGTTCACGTACTTAGTGAGGGATGGGCGAATCCCTTAAGAGGGTTCATGAGGGAAGAGGAGTACTTGCAGAGCCTGCATTTTAATTGTCTTCGGTTGAGTGATGGTAGTTTTGTTAATATGTCACTTCCTATTGTATTGGCCATTGGAGACAAGGATAAGGAGGCAGTCGGGGAGTCTTCTAATGTGGGGCTGGTAAGGCCAAATGGAGATTTGGTTGGCATACTTCGGAG TGTTCAAGTATATAagcacaaaaaagaagaaagaattgcTAGAACATGGGGAACAACTGCACCGGGATTACCTTATGTTGAGGAGGTAATTACTCCAGCTGGAAATTGGCTCGTCGGTGGGGATCTGGAAGTGTTAGAACCTATCAAGTATAATGACGGTCTTGATCACTACAGGCTCTCTCCTAGAGAACTGCGGAAAGAATTTGACAGGCGTCAGGCTGATGCTGTATTTGCTTTTCAGCTGAGGAACCCTGTGCACAATGGGCATGCATTGTTAATGAATGACACACGTAGGCGACTGTTGGAAATGGGTTATAAGAACCCAATCCTGTTGCTTCATCCTTTGGGTGGTTTTACAAAGGCAGATGATGTGCCATTGGATGTTCGGATGGAACAGCATAGCAAG GTTCTAGAAGATGGAGTTCTTGATCCTGAGACAACTGTTGTGGCCATATTCCCATCACCAATGCATTATGCAGGTCCAACTGAAGTGCAATGGCATGCAAAGGCACGGATAAATGCAGGAGCTAATTTCTATATTGTAGGTCGTGATCCTGCTGGTATGAGTCACCCAACAGAGAAGAGAGACTTGTATGATCCTGATCATGGGAAAAAGGTTTTAAGCATGGCTCCTGGTTTGGAGAAGCTAAATATTCTGCCATTCAGG ATGCGGACTTATGCGAGAAATGGTGAGAACCCTCCTGATGGTTTTATGTGCCCTGGAGGTTGGAAGGTCCTAGTCAATTATTATGAGAGTTTGCAAGCTGAAGAGGCTGGTCAATCTCCAGCTGTTTTGTCTGCTTAG